Proteins from a single region of Rhipicephalus sanguineus isolate Rsan-2018 chromosome 5, BIME_Rsan_1.4, whole genome shotgun sequence:
- the LOC119394746 gene encoding putative ammonium transporter 3, which yields MKSRADTSNVTNDDGYVGHSYQDISWDDATWIMTSSFIIFTMQSGFGLLESGCVTRKNEVNIMVKNAVDVVFGGLGYWMFGYGFSFGQDRGTNQFIAFGKFFLDSDEKEMGVVFATYIFQLSFATTATTIVSGAMAERCNFVAYCIFSFLNTVVFCLPAGWVWGQHGFLNKLRVVDIAGCAPVHLVGGASSLVAAVMLKPRHGRYDHGTEPPPMGSPTNALVGMFMLWWGWLGFNCGSTFGVSGHKWKYAARSAIVTINSSVGGGITALVFSYAVNSRKFSVIKLINGILASLVAITAGCALYHPWEAVVVGSVGSLLANVGMPLLDWLRVDDPVGAIAVHGLSSVWGMLAVGLFVERDSLLRLSRGGAGVFRGGGFYLLGVQAVAVLAITAWSCVSTYIILWGINRVVPIRMSLEEEQIGADFVEHGIQYLQKPEQPKPGAAAIATISNGKFNAGEGRPAVAPPEQPADAAARRQQHLPQLALQDRQRTSSSTQTDDTPNGRLVLPRSMETGRQTWRRPVPRPAWSETDST from the exons GCTTTGGCCTCCTAGAGTCCGGCTGTGTGACACGCAAGAACGAGGTCAACATAATGGTCAAGAATGCGGTGGACGTTGTGTTCGGCGGTCTGGGCTACTGGATGTTCGGCTACGGCTTTAGCTTCGGTCAGGACCGTGGCACCAACCAGTTCATCGCCTTCGGAAAATTCTTCCTAGACAGCGACGAGAAAGAGATGGGCGTCGTCTTCGCCACCTATATCTTCCAG CTGTCGTTCGCGACTACGGCGACGACCATCGTGTCAGGCGCCATGGCGGAGCGGTGCAACTTCGTGGCATACTGCATCTTCTCGTTCCTGAACACGGTGGTGTTCTGCCTTCCGGCCGGCTGGGTCTGGGGACAGCACGGCTTCCTCAACAAGCTGCGCGTGGTGGACATTGCCGGTTGCGCGCCGGTCCACCTTGTTGGCGGTGCCTCCTCCCTGGTGGCCGCAGTCATgctcaagccccgccacggtcgCTACGACCACGGCACCGAGCCGCCGCCCATGGGCTCGCCCACCAACGCACTGGTTGGCATGTTCATGTTGTG GTGGGGTTGGCTAGGCTTCAATTGCGGAAGTACCTTCGGCGTTTCCGGTCACAAATGGAAGTACGCTGCAAG GTCGGCCATTGTGACAATAAATTCCTCGGTAGGTGGAGGGATCACCGCGCTCGTTTTCAG TTATGCGGTGAACAGCCGGAAGTTCTCTGTGATCAAGCTCATCAACGGAATCCTCGCTTCCCTCGTCGCCATCACGG CCGGCTGTGCCCTGTACCACCCGTGGGAGGCCGTGGTGGTGGGATCGGTGGGCTCCCTGCTGGCCAACGTGGGCATGCCGCTGCTCGACTGGCTCCGCGTGGACGATCCCGTGGGCGCCATCGCCGTGCACGGTCTCAGTTCCGTGTGGGGCATGCTGGCTGTGGGCCTGTTCGTCGAGAGGGACTCGCTGCTACGCCTGAGCCGAGGAGGCGCCGGCGTGTTCCGCGGCGGCGGGTTCTACTTGCTCGGGGTCCAGGCAGTCGCCGTGCTCGCCATCACCGCCTGGAGCTGTGTGTCCACATACATCATACTCTGG GGTATCAACCGCGTCGTGCCCATTCGAATGTCCCTTGAGGAAGAGCAAATCGGCGCGGATTTCGTCGAGCACGGCATCCAGTATCTTCAGAAACCAGAACAGCCCAAGCCAGGGGCAGCTGCGATAGCTACTATCAGCAATGGAAAATTCAATGCCGGCGAAGGGCGCCCTGCAGTCGCTCCGCCGGAGCAACCGGCCGACGCTGCAGCCCGTCGACAGCAGCATCTACCCCAGCTCGCCCTCCAAGACCGACAAAGAACTTCCAGTTCCACACAGACAGACGACACGCCTAATGGCCGACTTGTGTTACCGCGGTCCATGGAAACTGGACGTCAAACGTGGAGAAGGCCCGTTCCAAGACCGGCTTGGTCGGAGACGGACTCTACGTGA